A part of Camelus ferus isolate YT-003-E chromosome 6, BCGSAC_Cfer_1.0, whole genome shotgun sequence genomic DNA contains:
- the LOC102516991 gene encoding olfactory receptor 4N2-like, producing METENNTVVTEFILVGLTQSQSIQLLVFVLVLIFYLIILPGNFFIILTIRSDPGLTAPLYFFLGNLAFLDASYSFIVAPRMLADFFSEKKVISYNSCITQLFFLHFLGAGEGFLLVVMAFDRYIAICRPLYYSTVMNPRACHVLLLAPWIGGFVHSIIQVALILRLPFCGPNLLDNFLCDVPQVIKLACTDTFVVELLMVFNSGLLTLLCLLGLLVSYAVILCRVRGSSSEGKSKAMSTCTTHIIVIFLMFGPGIFIYSRPFRALPADKVVSFCHTVIFPLLNPVIYTLRNQEIKASVRKLFYQHLA from the coding sequence ATGGAGACTGAGAACAATACAGTGGTGACCGAATTTATCCTTGTTGGTTTGACCCAGTCTCAAAGTATTCAGCTCCTGGTCTTTGTGCTAGTTCTAATTTTCTACCTCATCATCCTCCCTGGAAATTTCTTCATCATCCTCACCATCAGGTCAGACCCTGGCCTCACGGCCCCTCTCTACTTCTTTCTGGGCAACTTGGCCTTCCTGGATGCATCCTACTCCTTCATTGTGGCTCCCAGGATGCTGGCGGACTTCTTCTCTGAGAAGAAGGTGATATCTTATAACAGTTGCATCACTCAGCTCTTTTTCTTGCACTTCCTTGGAGCAGGCGAAGGGTTTCTCCTAGTTGTGATGGCCTTTGACCGCTACATTGCCATCTGTCGTCCTTTATACTACTCTACCGTCATGAACCCAAGAGCTTGCCATGTCTTGCTGTTGGCTCCTTGGATTGGGGGATTTGTGCACTCCATTATCCAGGTGGCCCTCATCCTCCGCTTGCCCTTCTGTGGTCCAAACCTATTGGACAACTTCTTGTGTGATGTGCCGCAGGTCATCAAGCTGGCCTGCACTGACACCTTTGTGGTGGAGCTCCTGATGGTCTTCAACAGTGGCCTGCTCACTCTCCTGTGTTTATTGGGGCTTCTGGTCTCATATGCAGTCATTCTCTGCCGTGTACGTGGTTCCTCCTCTGAGGGGAAGAGCAAGGCCATGTCCACATGCACCACCCATATCATCGTTATATTTCTCATGTTTGGGCCTGGCATCTTTATCTATAGCCGCCCCTTCAGAGCCTTACCAGCAGACAAGGTGGTTTCTTTTTGCCATACAGTGATCTTTCCTTTATTGAACCCTGTGATTTATACCCTACGCAACCAAGAAATAAAAGCTTCAGTGAGAAAGTTATTTTATCAGCACTTAGCCTGA
- the LOC116664170 gene encoding olfactory receptor 4N2 — translation METENNTVVTEFILVGLTQSQSIQLLVFVLVLIFYLIILPGNFLIILTIRSDPGLTAPLYFFLGNLAFLDASYSFIVAPRMLADFFSEKKVISYKGCITQLFFLHFLGGGEGLLLVVMAFDRYIAICRPLYYSTVMNPRACHVLLLALWFGGFVHSIIQVALILRLPFCGPNRLDNFFCDVPQVIKLACTDTFVVELLMVFNSGLMTLLCFVGLLASYAVILCRVCGSSSEGKSKAMSTCTTHIIVIFLMFGPGIFIYTRPFRALPADKVVSFFHTVIFPLMNPVIYTLRNQEVKASMRRLLSRHVIC, via the coding sequence ATGGAGACTGAGAACAATACAGTGGTGACCGAATTTATCCTTGTTGGTTTGACCCAGTCTCAAAGTATTCAGCTCCTGGTCTTTGTGCTAGTTCTAATTTTCTACCTCATCATCCTCCCTGGAAATTTCCTCATCATCCTCACCATCAGGTCAGACCCTGGCCTCACGGCCCCTCTCTACTTCTTTCTGGGCAACTTGGCCTTCCTGGATGCATCCTACTCCTTCATTGTGGCTCCCAGGATGCTGGCGGATTTCTTCTCTGAGAAGAAGGTGATATCTTATAAAGGTTGCATCACTCAGCTCTTTTTCTTGCACTtccttggaggaggggaggggttgcTCCTAGTTGTGATGGCCTTTGACCGCTACATTGCCATCTGTCGTCCTTTATACTACTCTACCGTCATGAACCCAAGAGCTTGCCATGTCTTGCTGTTGGCTCTGTGGTTTGGGGGCTTTGTCCACTCCATTATCCAGGTGGCCCTCATCCTCCGCTTGCCCTTCTGTGGTCCAAACCGACTAGACAACTTCTTTTGTGACGTACCGCAGGTCATCAAGCTGGCCTGCACTGACACCTTTGTGGTGGAGCTCCTGATGGTTTTTAATAGTGGTCTGATGACCCTCCTGTGTTTTGTGGGCCTTCTGGCCTCCTATGCAGTCATCCTCTGCCGTGTATGTGGTTCCTCCTCTGAGGGGAAGAGCAAGGCCATGTCCACATGCACCACCCATATCATCGTTATATTTCTCATGTTTGGGCCTGGCATCTTCATTTACACCCGCCCCTTCAGAGCCTTACCAGCAGACAAGGTGGTTTCCTTTTTCCATACAGTGATCTTTCCTTTGATGAACCCTGTGATTTACACCCTTCGCAACCAGGAAGTGAAAGCGTCCATGAGGAGACTATTGAGTCGGCATGTGATCTGCTGA
- the LOC102505066 gene encoding olfactory receptor 4N4, with product METENSTVVTEFILLGLTQSQNIQLLVFVLILIFYLIILPGNFLIILTIRSDPGLTAPLYFFLGNLAFLDASYSFIVAPRMLADFFSEKKVISYKGCITQLFFLHFLGAGEGFLLVVMAFDRYIAICRPLYYSTVMNPRACHVLLLAPWIGGFVHSIIQVALILRLPFCGPNRLDNFLCDVPQVIKLACTDTFVVELLIVFNSGLLTLLCFLGLLSSYAVILCHVHGSSSEGKNKAMSTCTTHVIIILLMFGPAIFIYTRPFRALPADKVVSFFHTVIFPLMNPVIYTLRNQEVKASMRRLLSRHVIC from the coding sequence atggagacagaaaatagcaCAGTCGTGACAGAATTCATCCTCCTTGGTCTGACCCAGTCTCAAAATATTCAGCTGCTGGTCTTTGTGCTGATCTTAATTTTCTACCTCATCATCCTCCCTGGAAATTTCCTCATCATCCTCACCATCAGGTCAGACCCTGGCCTCACGGCCCCTCTCTACTTCTTTCTGGGCAACTTGGCCTTCCTGGATGCATCCTACTCCTTCATTGTGGCTCCCAGGATGCTGGCGGATTTCTTCTCTGAGAAGAAGGTGATATCTTATAAAGGTTGCATCACTCAGCTCTTTTTCTTGCACTTCCTTGGAGCAGGCGAAGGGTTTCTCCTAGTTGTGATGGCCTTTGACCGCTACATTGCCATCTGTCGTCCTTTATACTACTCAACCGTCATGAACCCAAGAGCTTGCCATGTCTTGCTGTTGGCTCCTTGGATTGGGGGATTTGTGCACTCCATTATCCAGGTGGCCCTCATCCTCCGCTTGCCCTTCTGTGGTCCAAACCGACTGGACAACTTCTTGTGTGATGTGCCGCAGGTCATCAAGCTGGCCTGCACTGACACCTTTGTGGTAGAGCTCCTGATAGTTTTCAACAGTGGCCTGCTCACCCTCTTGTGCTTTCTGGGGCTTTTGTCTTCCTATGCAGTCATCCTCTGCCATGTACATGGTTCCTCCTCTGAGGGGAAGAACAAAGCCATGTCCACATGCACCACCCATGTCATTATTATACTTCTCATGTTTGGGCCTGCCATCTTTATCTACACCCGCCCCTTCAGAGCCTTACCAGCGGACAAAGTGGTTTCCTTTTTCCACACTGTAATCTTTCCTTTGATGAACCCTGTGATTTATACCCTTCGCAACCAAGAAGTGAAAGCCTCCATGAGGAGACTATTGAGTCGGCATGTGATCTGCTGA